A stretch of the Planctomycetota bacterium genome encodes the following:
- a CDS encoding (Fe-S)-binding protein: MKVDLFIPCFVDQMSPQVGMAVAAVLERLGHHPVFRPAQTCCGQPSFNAGYLDEARTVASRAVALFADAEAVVGPSGSCVAMMRVFYPQLLAGTPHEAAALDLAARTFELGEFLVDRLGVDDVGAVFPHRVTYHDGCHGLRELHIREAPRRLLAAVRGLELVECDERESCCGFGGLFSVKYPMISTAMAEVKAGSLSRTECDYIVSSDPSCQLQLDGWLSRHGKAIRTIHLAEVLARTA, translated from the coding sequence ATGAAGGTCGACCTGTTCATCCCCTGCTTCGTCGACCAGATGAGCCCCCAGGTCGGGATGGCGGTCGCCGCCGTCCTCGAACGGCTCGGTCACCATCCCGTGTTCCGCCCCGCCCAGACCTGCTGCGGCCAGCCCTCGTTCAACGCCGGATACCTCGACGAGGCCCGCACGGTCGCGTCGCGGGCAGTGGCGCTGTTCGCCGACGCCGAGGCGGTCGTCGGCCCGAGCGGCTCGTGCGTGGCGATGATGCGCGTCTTCTACCCGCAGTTGCTCGCCGGCACGCCCCACGAGGCGGCGGCGCTCGATCTGGCGGCGCGGACCTTCGAGCTCGGCGAGTTTCTCGTCGACCGGCTCGGCGTCGACGACGTCGGCGCCGTGTTCCCCCACCGCGTCACGTACCACGACGGCTGCCACGGCCTCCGCGAACTTCACATCCGCGAGGCCCCGCGCCGGCTCCTGGCGGCGGTCCGCGGCCTGGAACTGGTCGAATGCGACGAGCGCGAAAGCTGCTGCGGATTCGGCGGACTGTTCAGCGTCAAGTACCCGATGATCTCGACGGCGATGGCCGAGGTGAAGGCGGGATCGCTGTCGCGCACCGAATGCGATTACATCGTCTCGTCCGACCCGAGCTGCCAGCTCCAGCTCGACGGCTGGCTGTCGCGGCACGGCAAGGCGATCCGCACGATCCACCTCGCCGAGGTGCTGGCGCGGACGGCGTGA
- the sucD gene encoding succinate--CoA ligase subunit alpha: MSILVNRDTRVICQGITGRVGEFHTRGCLEYGTRMVGGVTPGKGGEEVAGLPVFDTVAEAVDSTGANATMIFVPPPFAADAILEAVGAGIELVIAITEGIPVLDMARVLPVVKASQSRLVGPNCPGVITPGQCKIGIMPGYIHTPGHVGVMSRSGTLTYEAVWQLTSLGHGQSSCVGLGGDPLVGSSFIDILALFEADPDTHAILMIGEIGGSAEEEAAEFVRHHVTKPVAAFIAGRTAPPGKRMGHAGAIISGGKGTATAKLEALRAAGIEVADSPADMGEAVVRAMARGGRR, translated from the coding sequence ATGAGCATCCTCGTCAACCGCGACACCCGCGTCATCTGCCAGGGCATCACCGGGCGGGTCGGTGAGTTCCACACCCGCGGCTGCCTGGAGTACGGCACACGGATGGTCGGCGGCGTGACGCCGGGCAAGGGGGGCGAGGAGGTCGCCGGTCTGCCGGTGTTCGACACAGTCGCCGAGGCGGTCGACTCGACCGGCGCCAATGCGACGATGATCTTCGTGCCCCCGCCGTTCGCGGCCGATGCGATCCTCGAAGCGGTGGGCGCGGGAATCGAGCTGGTGATCGCGATCACCGAGGGGATCCCCGTGCTCGACATGGCGCGGGTCCTGCCGGTGGTGAAGGCCTCGCAGAGCCGGCTCGTCGGCCCCAATTGCCCCGGTGTGATCACGCCGGGGCAGTGCAAGATCGGGATCATGCCCGGCTACATCCACACCCCCGGCCACGTCGGCGTGATGAGCCGCTCCGGTACCCTCACCTACGAGGCGGTGTGGCAGCTCACGAGCCTCGGCCACGGCCAGAGCTCGTGCGTCGGCCTCGGCGGTGATCCGCTCGTCGGGTCGAGTTTCATCGACATCCTCGCGCTGTTCGAAGCCGACCCCGACACCCATGCGATCCTCATGATCGGCGAGATCGGCGGCAGTGCCGAGGAGGAAGCGGCCGAGTTCGTGCGCCACCACGTCACCAAGCCGGTGGCGGCGTTCATCGCCGGCCGCACCGCGCCGCCGGGCAAGCGGATGGGCCACGCCGGCGCGATCATCTCCGGCGGCAAGGGGACCGCGACGGCGAAACTCGAGGCGCTTCGCGCCGCCGGGATCGAGGTCGCCGACAGCCCGGCCGACATGGGGGAGGCGGTGGTGCGGGCGATGGCCCGGGGCGGACGGCGGTAG
- the sucC gene encoding ADP-forming succinate--CoA ligase subunit beta translates to MKIHEYQAKDLLRAAGVPVLAGRVARTADEAAAAFAALGTPVCAVKAQIHAGGRGKGQVTGSTQRGVELARSADDAARIARGLLGKSLVTVQTGPAGQTVRQVFVESGCRIARELYCAVLVDRRVGSPVLIASTAGGVDIEEVAAKTPEAILSEPFDADRGLAGYQARLLAAKLGLPTASWRAAEQFFGSLTRAFVRLDASLLEINPLVLTEDGALVALDAKMTFDDNALFRHKDVVALRDEAEEEPAEIRAAAAGLSYVKLDGTIGCLVNGAGLAMSTMDLVKLHGGAPANFLDVGGGADVKAVTEAFRIILSDPAVKAVLVNIFGGIMRCTTIATALVEASKTVGFTVPLVVRLEGTEVEEGRRILAESGTTIISATGLTDAAKKVVAAASRA, encoded by the coding sequence ATGAAGATCCACGAATACCAAGCCAAGGATCTGCTCCGTGCCGCCGGCGTGCCGGTCCTTGCCGGCCGTGTCGCCCGCACGGCCGACGAAGCCGCCGCCGCCTTCGCCGCCCTCGGCACGCCGGTCTGCGCCGTCAAGGCGCAGATCCATGCCGGCGGACGGGGCAAGGGCCAGGTCACCGGCTCCACCCAGCGCGGCGTGGAACTGGCCCGGAGCGCCGACGACGCGGCCCGGATCGCCCGGGGCCTGCTCGGCAAGTCGCTGGTCACCGTCCAGACCGGGCCGGCAGGGCAGACCGTCCGCCAGGTGTTCGTCGAGAGCGGCTGCCGGATTGCCCGGGAGCTGTACTGCGCCGTCCTCGTCGACCGGCGCGTCGGGTCGCCGGTGCTGATCGCCAGTACCGCCGGTGGCGTCGACATCGAGGAGGTGGCGGCGAAAACCCCCGAGGCGATCCTCTCCGAACCGTTCGACGCCGATCGCGGGCTGGCGGGGTACCAGGCCCGGCTCCTGGCGGCGAAACTCGGCCTGCCGACGGCATCGTGGCGGGCCGCGGAGCAGTTTTTCGGGAGCCTGACGCGGGCCTTCGTCCGGCTCGACGCGTCGCTGCTCGAGATCAATCCGCTCGTGCTCACCGAGGACGGGGCCCTGGTGGCGCTCGACGCCAAGATGACATTCGACGACAACGCCCTGTTCCGCCACAAGGACGTCGTCGCCCTGCGCGACGAGGCCGAAGAGGAGCCGGCCGAGATCCGCGCCGCCGCCGCCGGCCTGTCCTACGTCAAGCTCGACGGCACGATCGGCTGCCTGGTCAACGGCGCCGGACTGGCGATGAGCACGATGGACCTGGTGAAGCTCCACGGCGGCGCCCCGGCCAACTTCCTCGACGTCGGCGGCGGCGCCGACGTCAAGGCGGTCACCGAGGCGTTCCGGATCATCCTCTCCGATCCCGCGGTGAAGGCGGTCCTGGTCAACATCTTCGGCGGGATCATGCGCTGCACGACGATCGCGACGGCGCTGGTCGAGGCCTCGAAGACGGTCGGTTTCACCGTCCCGCTGGTCGTCCGCCTCGAGGGCACCGAGGTCGAGGAGGGAAGGCGGATCCTCGCCGAAAGCGGGACGACGATCATCTCCGCGACCGGGCTCACCGACGCCGCCAAGAAGGTCGTCGCCGCCGCCAGCCGCGCCTGA
- a CDS encoding glycosyltransferase codes for MHHRVSTFGFRGPLLPLGLAKECLSLRDDRHDLFMADTPFQSVVPGHRQPPSGGHPPPIAPLEGGFPRPRISVMLPTFEPDISLERALSSVLSQAPTTTAMQIAVVDDGSRSSDVRRLVRSVDRDGRVEIHLHRQRLGLGPNWNRAIALARGELVHLLHQDDYVLPGFYERVDQGFRRVPALGMAFCRTRIVDGGDRLIKTTSRQQWTAGVLGGWLPRIAERQRVQTPSAVVPRATYERLGGFRTDLRQAVDWEMWVRIAADAPVWYDPCVLSVYRRHRHSESTRLLSSGAIWPDLIRAIAINAARLPEEQRGKVRQASARWYAGSAIRTVEKQLAGGEYHAAALTLEHLPRLLEFLPDSGNHSLPLRRAGLLQERLRSIHRRAA; via the coding sequence CGGACACCCCCTTCCAATCCGTCGTCCCTGGCCATCGCCAGCCGCCATCCGGCGGACACCCGCCGCCGATCGCGCCGCTCGAGGGCGGTTTTCCGCGGCCGCGGATCTCGGTGATGCTGCCGACGTTCGAGCCGGATATTTCGCTCGAGCGAGCGCTGTCGAGCGTGCTGTCGCAGGCGCCGACGACGACGGCCATGCAGATCGCGGTGGTCGACGACGGCTCGCGGTCCTCCGACGTGCGTCGGCTGGTCAGGAGCGTCGATCGTGACGGCCGGGTCGAGATCCACCTCCACCGGCAGCGGCTCGGTCTGGGACCGAATTGGAATCGCGCGATCGCCCTGGCCCGTGGCGAACTGGTCCACCTGCTCCACCAAGACGACTACGTCCTGCCGGGGTTTTACGAGCGCGTCGACCAGGGGTTCCGCCGGGTTCCCGCGCTGGGCATGGCCTTCTGCCGGACGCGGATCGTCGACGGCGGCGACCGCCTCATCAAGACGACGTCCCGCCAGCAGTGGACCGCCGGAGTGCTCGGTGGATGGTTGCCACGGATCGCCGAACGCCAGCGCGTGCAGACACCGTCGGCGGTCGTGCCGCGGGCGACGTACGAGCGGCTCGGCGGCTTCCGCACCGACCTCCGGCAGGCGGTCGACTGGGAGATGTGGGTCCGGATCGCCGCGGACGCACCGGTCTGGTACGACCCCTGCGTCCTCTCCGTCTACCGTCGCCATCGCCACAGTGAATCGACCCGCCTCCTTTCCAGCGGCGCCATCTGGCCCGATCTGATCCGCGCGATCGCCATCAACGCGGCGCGGTTGCCGGAGGAGCAGCGCGGGAAAGTCCGCCAGGCCAGTGCCCGCTGGTACGCCGGCTCGGCGATCCGCACCGTCGAGAAGCAGCTCGCCGGAGGCGAGTACCACGCCGCGGCCCTGACGCTCGAACACCTCCCGCGGCTGCTCGAGTTCCTGCCCGATTCCGGCAACCACAGCCTGCCGCTGCGCCGGGCGGGCCTGCTCCAGGAACGCCTCCGGTCGATTCACCGCCGGGCGGCCTGA